In the genome of Tissierella sp., the window TGCTTCAAATTTATACGCTATGGCCCATCTTGGAAATTTATTTGTATATCCAAGGACTTCTCTAGTTTTTATATCATCAATTTTTATTACTAAGCCATCTGTTAAAAGATCTAATTTATGTCTTTCTTCTTTGATAATTTCAATTTCTTCAATTATATCTTCTATTTTGTCAAATTCCTTTGCATATGGGAATACTGGAAATCTATTTTCTTTTAAAAAATCTAATATATCCCTATGATTCTCAAAGGTTTTTCCTTCTATATATGCGATATTGTAAAAATATCCAGTAAGATTTCTTTCAGCTGTTACCTTTGGATCTAAGTTTCTAAGTGCTCCCGCTGCTGCATTTCTAGCATTTTTCAATGGCTCCAGTGCATGAATATTATATTCTTCTAGAGCAGATAGAGGCATCAAACCCTCTCCGTGGACTTCTATAGTACCTTTAAAATCAATCTTTAAAGGAATAGCTTTTATAGTTTTGATTTGTGGTAAAATCCCTTCACCAATAGTACCATTTCCCCTAGTAGCACCTTGTAGCAAAAGCCCATCTTTGTAGGTAAGGTTAATTGTAAGACCATCAAATTTATATTCCATTATATATTTGGGCTCAGGAAGTTTATGGCCATTATCTCTATTATAATCCCCTATAGATTTTCTAACTCTATTGTCCCAGTTTATTAATTCACCTGTATTTTGACATTTGTCCAAACTCCATAGCCTGCCTAAATGCATATGCTTCTCAAACCTATCCACTAATTCTCCTCCAACTCTTTGAGTTGGAGAGTATGAATGTATAATCTTTGTTTCTTCCTCTAGATCTACCAATTCATCATATAGTATGTCGTATTCTGCATCACTTACCTTTGGATTATCTAAGGTATAGTAACAGTAGTTTAAATCATTTATTATCTCAATTAACTCATCTATCCTTTTTTCTTTCTCCATAAATATCACCTCACTACTTCTATTGGAGCTATGGAAAGCAATAGTCTCTTTAATCCTTCTGTATCAAAAGCAATTACAACTTCTTTATCATTATCCCTGTCTTTTAGCTGAACTACTGTACCTACTCCCCATTTCTTGTGTCTCACCTTATCCCCAATATTTACTTCTTGATTTTCATTTCTTTGAGGCTTAGGTTTTCCTTCAATAACAAATGGTCTAGGAGAAATAGGTTCCTTGTAGTATTCCTTCCTTCCAGTAAAATCATTCTTGGATGTAAAGTCTTTGACTGCTATTAGTCTCTCTCTTATGTTTTCTTTTTCTTTCTTCTCTATGCCGTCCCCCATCTCATCAATAAATCTGGAGGGTATGGTGTAATTTACATTACCATAAATTGTTCTAATCTTTGCATTAGTTATAAATAGAAGCTTCTCTGCACGAGTCACAGCTACATAGCATAGTCTTCTTTCTTCTTCTAAATCTGATTCATTATCTAATGCTCGAGCTATGGGAAATAAGCCTTCTTCCATTCCTACTAAAAACACTACTGGAAACTCCAAGCCTTTGGCACTATGGACAGTCATCATTGTAACTACATTTGTACTATCTGATGTCTTATCTACATCTGAAAGCAAAGCAATATTAGCTAAAAACTCTTCAAAGCTACTATCAGCAGTCCGTGCTTCATAATCAATAGCAACAGATATAAATTCTCTAATGTTTTCTAGTCTTGTCTGAGATTCAATGGTATCTTCCTTTTCTAGCTCTCTCCCGTATCCTGTTACATTGATAACTTCCTCAATAAGATCCTTTACTCCCATTATCTCCTTCATAGCTATAAGCCTATTCATCATATCAGCAAATGGCTTTAAACTATTCTTTGCCCTAGAATTCAAATCAATATTATCAAGGGATAATAATGCTCCATAAATAGAATCATTGTTATCTGATGCATATTTTTCTAATATATCTATAGTAGCGTTTCCTATTCCTCGCCTTGGAGTATTTATTACTCTCTTGAGAGAAATATTATCTACTGGGTTTTCTAATACTTTTAAATAAGCAACAATATCTTTAATTTCTTTTCTATCGTAGAACTTAAGTCCACCTACTATTTTATATGGAATATCCTTTCTTATGAAGGATTCCTCAAAAGAACGGGATTGTGCATTGGTTCTATAGAGTATTGCAAAATCAGAAGGATTGTACCCTTTGCCTACTAGCTCATCTATTTTTCCAGCTACAAACAAAGCTTCATCCTCTGAATCCGATAACTCATCATATATAATGGGATCTCCCTCATGGTTATCAGTCCATAGACTCTTATCTTTTCTTTCGTAGTTATTTTTTATTACCTTATTTGCTAGATTGAGTATGTTTTGTGTAGACCTGTAGTTTTGTTCTAATAAAATAGTTTTAGAACTTTGGTAATCCTTTTCAAAGTTTAGGATATTACTAATGTCTGCCCCTCTCCATCCATAAATCGACTGATCCCCATCCCCTACCACGCATAAATTATTGTGTTTGCCTGATAGAAGCTTTACCAATTCATATTGCACCTTGTTTGTATCTTGATATTCATCTACAAAGGCATATTTGAACCTTTTCTGATAATAATCAAGTATAGATGGGTTTGATTTTAGCATTTCAACAGTTTTTATTATCAAATCATCAAAATCTAAAGCATTGTATTGTTTAAGTTTTTCTTGATACAATGCATATAATTCCCCTATGTTTCTAAGATAATAATCCTTGTAGTTTAAATTAATATAAGTATCTGGATCAGTCATTGCATCCTTTAATTTACTAATCTGTGCTAATACGGAACTCTCTTTATATGTATCTTTATTAAGGTTCCTTTCTTTCAAGCATTCTTTTATTAATGTTATCTGGTCATCTCTGTCATATATTGTAAAGGATCTATTGTATCCAATTTTGTCAATATCTCGTCTTAGTATCCTAACACATATGGAGTGGAATGTGCCCATCCACATATCCTCCACATGAGTCGATAAAAGTTTTGCTACTCTATCCTTCATTTCCTTTGCTGCTTTGTTGGTGAAGGTTATTGCCAAAATATTTCCCGGGAAAATTCTTTTTTCTTCTATTAAATATGCTATTTTATGAGTAATAACTTTTGTCTTACCTGAACCTGCACCTGCTAATATAAGTAAAGGTCCATCTGTATGTAATACAGCCTCTTTCTGTCTATCATTTAATCCCTCTAGATAATCCATTAAACTCCACCTTCCTAAACATTTGTTTCTTCTTTATTTATTATATAGTATTGTACTTGAAATTTCCATTAAAAAAAGAACTCCTTCGAGTCCCACTAATAATATCATTGTTTATGTAAATTTCTAATGCTATAATAAGAGTAAATTTAATGATTTAGGGGGTTTTTTTATGAAATTAAATTACAAGCGGACCTTTTTTATAGGACTAGCATTTTTATCTATTTCTTCATTTTGGCAATTATATGATAATATCATACCACTCATTCTACAAAACACCTTTGGTATTGGTGAAACTATTACAGGATTTATAATGGCTGTTGATAATATTTTAGCTTTATTTTTACTTCCTTTTTTTGGCACTTTATCTGATAGAGTGAATACAAGGCTGGGAAAGAGAACTCCTTTTATTGTTACAGGAACGACTATAGCTGTTATTTCTATGGCTCTAATACCTGTAGGCGATAATACACAAAACTTTCCATTGTTTTTTGTATCTTTAGGTATAGTATTATTATCCATGAGTTTCTATCGTTCTCCTGCTGTTGCTTTAATGCCTGATCTTACGCCTAAACCTCTTAGGAGTAAGGCAAATTCCATAATTAATCTTATGGGAGCCGTTGGAGGAATCTTTACTCTTGCAATGATTAAATTACTAATTCCAAAAGAAGCTTCACCAGATTATTCAAATATATTTTTGGTTGTTTCCATTTTTATGGTTCTTGCTGTTAGCATTCTTGTAATTGCTATTAGAGAAAATAAATTAGCAAAGGAATTATCTCCTGATTACTCTGAAGCGAAAGAAGAATCCGTAAATAATTTAAGTAAATCCACATCTTTGGACAAAGATGTAAAACGAAGCCTTGGTTTTTTACTTGCATCCATATTCTTATGGTTTACAGCTTACAATGCTGTTACTACTGCTTTTTCTAGATATGCTGTAAAGGTCTGGGACTTGCAGGGCGGTGGCTTTGCAAACGCTCTGATGGTTGCAACAGGTGCTGCAATTCTTTCTTATATACCTATAGGAATTATATCTAGTAACATT includes:
- the pcrA gene encoding DNA helicase PcrA, with product MDYLEGLNDRQKEAVLHTDGPLLILAGAGSGKTKVITHKIAYLIEEKRIFPGNILAITFTNKAAKEMKDRVAKLLSTHVEDMWMGTFHSICVRILRRDIDKIGYNRSFTIYDRDDQITLIKECLKERNLNKDTYKESSVLAQISKLKDAMTDPDTYINLNYKDYYLRNIGELYALYQEKLKQYNALDFDDLIIKTVEMLKSNPSILDYYQKRFKYAFVDEYQDTNKVQYELVKLLSGKHNNLCVVGDGDQSIYGWRGADISNILNFEKDYQSSKTILLEQNYRSTQNILNLANKVIKNNYERKDKSLWTDNHEGDPIIYDELSDSEDEALFVAGKIDELVGKGYNPSDFAILYRTNAQSRSFEESFIRKDIPYKIVGGLKFYDRKEIKDIVAYLKVLENPVDNISLKRVINTPRRGIGNATIDILEKYASDNNDSIYGALLSLDNIDLNSRAKNSLKPFADMMNRLIAMKEIMGVKDLIEEVINVTGYGRELEKEDTIESQTRLENIREFISVAIDYEARTADSSFEEFLANIALLSDVDKTSDSTNVVTMMTVHSAKGLEFPVVFLVGMEEGLFPIARALDNESDLEEERRLCYVAVTRAEKLLFITNAKIRTIYGNVNYTIPSRFIDEMGDGIEKKEKENIRERLIAVKDFTSKNDFTGRKEYYKEPISPRPFVIEGKPKPQRNENQEVNIGDKVRHKKWGVGTVVQLKDRDNDKEVVIAFDTEGLKRLLLSIAPIEVVR
- a CDS encoding MFS transporter — protein: MKLNYKRTFFIGLAFLSISSFWQLYDNIIPLILQNTFGIGETITGFIMAVDNILALFLLPFFGTLSDRVNTRLGKRTPFIVTGTTIAVISMALIPVGDNTQNFPLFFVSLGIVLLSMSFYRSPAVALMPDLTPKPLRSKANSIINLMGAVGGIFTLAMIKLLIPKEASPDYSNIFLVVSIFMVLAVSILVIAIRENKLAKELSPDYSEAKEESVNNLSKSTSLDKDVKRSLGFLLASIFLWFTAYNAVTTAFSRYAVKVWDLQGGGFANALMVATGAAILSYIPIGIISSNIGRKKTIIAGIIIMSISYFFGFLFKTYSPLINVVFAFTGIGWAAINVNSYPMVVEMSRGSDIGKYTGLYYTFSMAAQIFTPILSGFLLENISYKTLFPYSVVFSVLSLCTMLMVKHGDSKPEKKKSTLEHFDVED